From the Spiribacter sp. 2438 genome, one window contains:
- the betA gene encoding choline dehydrogenase codes for MSDQRFDYIIIGAGSAGAVLASRLTEDPDCRVLLLEAGPMDYSLWIHMPSAFDKPMGSRRYNWGYATEPEPFMDNRRMDCPRGHVLGGSSSINGMAYVRGNALDYEGWAEDFGLESWRYAGVLPYFRRAEDFDQGANDYHGAGGPLHVTTGAMRNPLYGAFVAAGTAAGYPATDDMNGHQQEGFGPMFMTTRDGVRCSTANAYLRPVLKRPNLVLKTRALTETIRFDGETATGVRYRHGGQALTAHADGEVLLCAGAINSPQILKRSGVGPGDELHQHGIDVVHELPGVGENLQDHLEVYVQYACREPITLFSALKPWNQARIGLQWLTTRRGLGASNHFESGGFIRTEAGVPYPDVQYHFMPIAVTYDGSVSADCHGFQAHVGPMRPESRGRVRLRSAEPEAPPSIVFNYMGTERDRWEMRQAVRLTREILEQSPMDRFRGDPLSPGPDITSDEAIDAWVRVHGESAYHPAGTCCMGTADDPAAVVDGDGRVHGLQGLRVVDASIMPRITTGNLNAPTIMMAEKLADAIRGRDTEWDPKPWYQSPDWQHRQR; via the coding sequence ATGTCCGATCAGCGCTTTGACTACATCATTATTGGCGCCGGCTCCGCCGGTGCGGTTCTGGCCAGCCGGCTGACTGAGGATCCGGACTGCCGGGTGCTGCTGCTGGAAGCCGGTCCCATGGACTACAGCCTGTGGATCCACATGCCCTCGGCGTTCGACAAGCCCATGGGCAGCCGTCGCTACAACTGGGGCTATGCCACCGAGCCGGAGCCGTTCATGGATAACCGCCGCATGGACTGCCCGCGGGGCCACGTCCTGGGCGGATCCTCCTCCATCAACGGCATGGCCTATGTCCGTGGCAATGCCCTCGACTACGAGGGCTGGGCCGAGGATTTTGGCCTGGAAAGCTGGCGGTATGCCGGCGTGCTGCCCTATTTCCGCCGGGCGGAAGACTTTGACCAGGGCGCCAATGACTATCATGGCGCCGGCGGCCCGCTGCACGTCACCACCGGTGCCATGCGCAACCCACTCTATGGGGCCTTCGTCGCCGCGGGTACCGCCGCCGGCTATCCGGCCACCGACGACATGAACGGCCATCAGCAGGAAGGCTTCGGCCCGATGTTCATGACCACCCGGGATGGCGTTCGCTGCTCCACCGCTAACGCCTACCTCCGTCCGGTGCTGAAACGGCCCAACCTGGTTCTCAAGACCCGGGCCCTGACCGAAACCATTCGCTTCGACGGGGAAACCGCCACCGGGGTCCGGTATCGCCATGGCGGACAGGCACTCACCGCCCACGCCGACGGAGAAGTGCTGCTCTGTGCCGGTGCCATCAACTCGCCGCAGATCCTCAAGCGCTCCGGAGTCGGGCCCGGTGACGAGCTGCATCAGCATGGCATCGACGTGGTCCATGAGCTCCCCGGGGTGGGAGAAAACCTCCAGGATCATCTGGAGGTCTACGTGCAGTACGCCTGCCGGGAGCCCATTACCCTGTTCAGTGCGCTCAAGCCCTGGAACCAGGCCCGTATCGGCCTGCAGTGGCTGACCACCCGCCGCGGCCTGGGCGCCAGCAACCACTTTGAATCCGGCGGGTTCATCCGCACCGAGGCGGGGGTGCCCTATCCGGATGTGCAGTATCACTTCATGCCCATCGCGGTCACCTACGACGGCAGCGTCTCGGCGGATTGCCATGGCTTTCAGGCCCATGTCGGCCCCATGCGCCCGGAGAGCCGCGGCCGCGTCCGGTTGCGAAGCGCCGAGCCGGAGGCGCCGCCGTCCATCGTCTTCAACTACATGGGCACCGAGCGGGATCGCTGGGAGATGCGTCAGGCGGTCCGCCTGACCCGGGAGATCCTGGAGCAGAGCCCCATGGATCGATTCCGTGGCGATCCGCTTTCGCCAGGCCCCGACATCACCAGCGATGAGGCCATTGATGCCTGGGTGCGCGTCCACGGTGAGAGTGCCTATCACCCGGCCGGCACCTGTTGCATGGGCACGGCGGATGACCCCGCCGCCGTGGTAGACGGCGACGGTCGGGTCCATGGGCTGCAGGGCCTGCGGGTGGTGGATGCCTCCATCATGCCGCGCATCACGACGGGCAACCTCAATGCGCCCACCATCATGATGGCGGAAAAACTCGCCGACGCGATCCGCGGCCGTGACACCGAGTGGGACCCGAAACCCTGGTATCAGTCACCGGACTGGCAGCACCGCCAGCGCTGA
- a CDS encoding bifunctional acetate--CoA ligase family protein/GNAT family N-acetyltransferase, with translation MTVRNLDALFKPRSIALIGASRRQGSMGSVVAKKLFNAGFDGPIMPVNPKHQAIEGVLCYPDIESLPVTPDLAVVCTPPHTVPEIVAELSRQGTRGVVVITAGFGEGDDEEGMALREQLLDAARPHLTRIIGPNCLGLIVPGAGLNASFSHLAPPKGQIAFVTQSGAIVTSVLDWAENRGIGFSHMISLGDMADVDFGDTLDYLANDPNTRAILLYVEAITDARKFMSAARAAARMKPVIVVKSGRHAASAQAAASHTGALAGSDAVYDTAFRRAGMLRVETLGELFAAVETLATVEPPRGDRLSILSNGGGIGVLATDALISAGGELATLPDETVAALNEVLPPTWSKGNPVDIIGDAPGKRYEDSLKILADNPEADAILVLNCPTAVADSMDAAEAVIAEHQRRRRGRKHQPLFTCWVGEHTAMAARRRFAEAGIPSYNTPEGAVRAFMHMVAYRKNQEQLIETPPSVPEVFTPDVDTARSLIDTAAAEGREILSEPEAKQLLAAYGVDIVPTEVADDPDSAAEAAERLGLPAALKIVSRDLTHKSDVGGVALDLEDADSVRQAAEAMQRRLAETYPDAQLEGFSVQPMVKRAGAWELIAGFTEDQQFGPVVLFGQGGTAVEVIKDQALGLPPLNLKLARDMVTRTRIYNQLVGYRDRQPADLDAIDLTLTRIAQIAADLPQVKELDINPLLASAEGVVALDARVRIAENGEDGVRLAIRPYPRHLEKSVTDEAGRHYLLRPILPEDEPALHRAFAHLTPEQIRLRFFAPMKQLSHMAAARFTQIDYHREMALIITDPDEVPGEAELYGAVHIHADPDNEKAEYSIIVRDDLTRHGLGRLLMEHVIDYARSRGIGVIEGDVLRDNQAMLVLCRQLGFEEHVDPDDRDIIKVSLPLTLDDGGG, from the coding sequence ATGACGGTTCGCAACCTCGACGCCCTTTTCAAGCCGCGCTCCATTGCGCTGATCGGCGCCAGCCGCCGCCAGGGGTCCATGGGGTCGGTGGTGGCCAAAAAGCTCTTCAATGCCGGCTTCGACGGGCCGATCATGCCGGTCAACCCCAAACACCAGGCCATCGAAGGGGTGCTCTGCTACCCGGACATCGAATCCCTGCCGGTGACCCCGGATCTGGCGGTGGTCTGCACGCCGCCTCATACGGTCCCGGAAATCGTCGCCGAGCTGTCCCGCCAGGGAACCCGGGGCGTGGTGGTGATCACCGCCGGTTTCGGCGAAGGCGATGACGAAGAAGGGATGGCCCTTCGGGAGCAGCTGCTGGATGCCGCCCGACCGCACCTGACCCGCATTATCGGGCCCAACTGCCTGGGGCTGATCGTGCCGGGAGCGGGCCTCAATGCCAGCTTTTCGCACCTCGCCCCGCCGAAGGGCCAGATTGCCTTCGTGACCCAGTCCGGCGCCATCGTGACGTCGGTGCTGGACTGGGCGGAAAACCGCGGCATCGGCTTTTCGCACATGATTTCCCTGGGGGACATGGCCGACGTGGACTTTGGTGACACGCTGGACTACCTGGCCAACGATCCCAACACCCGGGCGATACTGCTTTACGTGGAGGCGATCACCGACGCCCGCAAGTTCATGTCCGCGGCCCGGGCGGCGGCCCGCATGAAACCGGTGATTGTGGTGAAGTCCGGCCGTCACGCCGCCAGCGCCCAGGCCGCCGCCTCCCACACTGGTGCCCTGGCGGGCTCCGACGCGGTTTACGACACCGCCTTCCGTCGCGCCGGCATGCTGCGGGTGGAGACCCTGGGTGAACTGTTCGCCGCCGTGGAAACCCTGGCCACGGTGGAGCCGCCGCGGGGTGATCGGCTGTCCATCCTCAGCAATGGCGGCGGCATCGGGGTGCTGGCCACCGACGCGCTGATCAGCGCCGGCGGCGAACTGGCCACCCTCCCCGACGAAACCGTGGCGGCGCTGAACGAGGTTCTGCCCCCCACCTGGTCCAAGGGCAATCCCGTGGACATCATCGGCGATGCCCCCGGCAAACGTTACGAGGACTCGCTGAAGATTCTGGCGGACAACCCGGAGGCGGACGCCATTCTGGTGCTCAACTGCCCCACCGCGGTGGCGGACAGCATGGACGCTGCCGAGGCCGTGATCGCCGAGCATCAGCGCCGGCGACGCGGCCGCAAGCATCAGCCGCTGTTCACCTGCTGGGTGGGCGAGCACACGGCGATGGCGGCGCGCCGGCGCTTCGCCGAGGCCGGTATCCCCAGCTACAACACGCCGGAAGGGGCGGTGCGGGCGTTCATGCACATGGTGGCCTACCGCAAGAACCAGGAGCAGCTCATCGAGACTCCGCCGTCAGTGCCGGAGGTCTTTACGCCGGACGTGGACACCGCCCGGTCCCTGATCGACACCGCCGCCGCCGAGGGCCGGGAGATTCTCAGTGAGCCCGAGGCCAAACAGCTGCTGGCGGCCTACGGGGTCGACATCGTTCCCACCGAGGTGGCCGACGATCCCGACAGCGCCGCCGAGGCCGCCGAGCGACTGGGTCTGCCCGCGGCCCTCAAAATCGTCTCCCGGGACCTCACTCACAAAAGCGATGTTGGCGGCGTGGCCCTGGACCTGGAGGACGCCGATTCGGTGCGGCAGGCCGCCGAGGCCATGCAGCGACGCCTGGCGGAGACTTACCCCGATGCCCAGCTGGAAGGCTTCAGCGTCCAGCCCATGGTCAAGCGCGCCGGTGCCTGGGAACTGATCGCCGGCTTCACCGAGGACCAGCAGTTCGGGCCGGTGGTGCTGTTCGGCCAGGGGGGCACCGCGGTGGAAGTCATCAAGGACCAGGCCCTGGGCCTGCCGCCCCTCAACCTGAAACTGGCCCGGGACATGGTGACCCGGACCCGCATTTACAATCAGTTGGTGGGCTATCGGGACCGGCAACCCGCCGATCTGGATGCCATTGATCTGACACTGACCCGGATCGCCCAGATCGCGGCGGATCTGCCCCAGGTGAAGGAGCTGGACATCAACCCGCTGCTGGCCTCGGCTGAAGGGGTGGTGGCGCTGGACGCCCGGGTGCGGATCGCGGAAAACGGCGAGGACGGCGTGCGTCTTGCCATTCGACCCTACCCCCGGCATCTGGAGAAATCCGTCACCGACGAGGCCGGGCGGCATTATCTGCTGCGGCCCATCCTGCCGGAGGACGAGCCGGCCCTGCACCGGGCCTTCGCCCATTTGACCCCCGAGCAGATTCGACTGCGGTTCTTTGCCCCCATGAAGCAACTCAGTCACATGGCGGCGGCGCGATTCACGCAGATCGACTACCACCGGGAGATGGCGCTGATCATCACCGACCCGGATGAGGTGCCCGGCGAGGCGGAGCTCTATGGGGCCGTGCACATCCACGCCGACCCGGATAACGAGAAGGCGGAGTACTCCATCATTGTCCGGGATGACCTGACTCGCCACGGGCTCGGCCGGCTGCTAATGGAGCATGTCATCGACTACGCCCGCTCCCGGGGCATTGGGGTCATCGAAGGCGACGTGTTGCGGGATAATCAGGCCATGCTGGTGCTGTGTCGGCAGCTGGGCTTTGAAGAGCATGTCGACCCGGACGACCGGGACATCATCAAGGTCAGCCTGCCATTGACCCTGGATGATGGAGGCGGCTGA
- a CDS encoding metal-sensitive transcriptional regulator, giving the protein MDDMTQCQLALDPEVRESARRRLASVRGHVEGIVRMLERDDVYCVDVLRQLKAVDGALAKVGDSVLRSHLHHHVTSAQARGDADQMVDELMEIMKYR; this is encoded by the coding sequence ATGGACGACATGACCCAGTGCCAGCTCGCGCTTGATCCGGAGGTCCGCGAGTCCGCCCGGCGTCGACTGGCCTCGGTCCGGGGCCACGTCGAGGGCATTGTCCGAATGCTGGAGCGGGATGACGTGTACTGCGTTGACGTGTTGCGCCAGCTAAAGGCCGTGGATGGTGCCCTGGCCAAGGTGGGGGACTCGGTGCTTCGCAGCCACCTCCATCACCACGTCACCAGCGCTCAGGCGCGGGGTGACGCGGATCAGATGGTGGACGAACTCATGGAGATCATGAAATACCGTTGA
- a CDS encoding heavy metal translocating P-type ATPase, with amino-acid sequence MSAKQTELMVTSLTCGSCVHHAETALTGVSGVESASVNLATGRAHLTLSDSADTTAVLAEAANALDQAGYPPARDSITLNLTGVTCGGCVRRVEQALAGVPGVLEASVDLGLSRARVSVLSGAVSRPDLVAAVEAAGYGVEQGASDGEGHGADAGADLSAVQAREEGALRRQMIIAASFTLPLVIIAMGRHVPGGHEFFTQWMPERAWVALEFLLVTPVMFWAGRGFFERGIKEMRHLAPAMSSLVMIGTGAAYFYSLLALLVPGIFPEGTASSYFEAAGVIITLVLVGRYLEQIARGRTSQAIRALLELQSRTARVMRDGEPVEVDIDDVRVDDHVLVRPGERIPVDGELVEGHSRVDESMVTGEPVPVSKAAGDELVTGTVNGQGSLVFRATRVGGDTVLAQIIGMVERAQAEKPPIQALADRIAGVFVPVAIAVALLTAVTWLAIGPEPVLSYAFVASVSVLLIACPCAMGLAAPTAVMVAIGKGASNGMLMRRGAALEALAKADTVVLDKTGTLTLGRPQLTELEVAAGAEDETLRLVAAVEQHSEHPLAAAIVEAAKSRGLSIPAASEFQSVTGFGVEAQVEGRYVHIGAAHYMEWLGVNVDSVADTVQRLADDARTTLYAAVDGQLVGVLGIADPAREESASVVATLKTLGLQVAMVTGDQAATANALARQLGIDEVMAGVRPDGKAREVERLQNEGRRVAFVGDGINDAPALARADVGIAIGTGTDVAIEAGDAVLMRPDLNGILDAVELARRAHRTIKGNFFWAYGYNTLLIPVAAGALFPLTGWLLNPMAASAAMSLSSLFVLSNSLRLRGFQPRHQRQERTDGRHDPVPARA; translated from the coding sequence ATGTCAGCGAAGCAAACCGAATTGATGGTCACCAGCTTGACCTGCGGCAGTTGCGTCCACCACGCCGAAACGGCTCTTACCGGCGTCTCCGGGGTTGAGTCGGCCTCGGTCAACCTCGCCACCGGCCGTGCCCATCTGACCCTGTCCGACTCCGCCGACACCACCGCGGTGCTGGCGGAGGCGGCCAACGCGCTGGACCAGGCGGGTTATCCGCCGGCCCGGGACTCCATCACCCTGAACCTGACCGGCGTAACCTGTGGCGGTTGCGTCCGCCGCGTGGAACAGGCCTTGGCCGGGGTCCCCGGCGTGCTTGAGGCCAGCGTCGATCTGGGCCTGAGCCGCGCCCGGGTCAGCGTGCTCAGCGGCGCCGTTTCCCGCCCCGATCTGGTGGCCGCCGTAGAAGCTGCCGGATACGGCGTTGAGCAGGGCGCCAGCGACGGCGAAGGCCACGGGGCGGACGCCGGCGCGGATCTGTCCGCCGTGCAGGCCCGTGAGGAGGGTGCACTGCGTCGGCAGATGATTATCGCGGCGTCATTTACCCTGCCCCTGGTTATCATTGCCATGGGCCGTCACGTCCCGGGTGGCCACGAGTTCTTTACCCAGTGGATGCCTGAGCGGGCCTGGGTCGCCCTGGAATTCCTGCTGGTCACGCCGGTGATGTTCTGGGCGGGCCGTGGTTTCTTTGAGCGCGGTATCAAGGAAATGCGCCACCTGGCGCCGGCCATGAGCAGCCTGGTGATGATCGGCACCGGTGCGGCCTATTTCTATTCACTGCTCGCCCTGCTGGTGCCGGGGATATTCCCCGAAGGCACCGCCAGCAGCTACTTCGAGGCCGCCGGCGTCATCATTACGCTGGTGCTGGTGGGCCGTTATCTCGAGCAGATTGCCCGGGGCCGGACCTCCCAGGCGATCCGGGCGTTGCTGGAACTGCAGTCCCGCACGGCCCGGGTCATGCGCGACGGCGAGCCGGTGGAAGTGGACATCGATGACGTCCGGGTGGATGACCACGTGCTGGTTCGTCCGGGGGAGCGGATCCCGGTGGACGGTGAACTGGTCGAGGGCCACTCCCGGGTGGATGAGTCCATGGTCACCGGCGAACCGGTGCCGGTGTCCAAGGCCGCCGGCGATGAGCTGGTGACCGGCACCGTCAATGGCCAGGGCTCACTGGTGTTCCGGGCAACCCGCGTGGGCGGCGACACCGTGCTGGCACAGATCATCGGCATGGTAGAACGCGCCCAGGCCGAGAAACCGCCGATTCAGGCACTGGCGGACCGCATCGCCGGCGTGTTCGTGCCGGTGGCCATCGCCGTGGCGCTGCTGACCGCGGTGACCTGGCTGGCCATCGGGCCGGAGCCGGTGCTCTCCTATGCCTTCGTGGCCTCGGTCAGCGTGCTCCTGATTGCCTGTCCCTGTGCCATGGGCCTGGCGGCTCCCACCGCGGTCATGGTGGCCATTGGCAAGGGGGCGTCCAACGGCATGCTCATGCGCCGCGGCGCGGCCCTCGAGGCCCTGGCCAAGGCGGATACGGTGGTGCTGGACAAAACCGGCACCCTGACCCTGGGTCGCCCCCAGCTCACCGAGCTGGAAGTGGCCGCCGGTGCCGAGGACGAAACCCTGCGGCTGGTGGCCGCCGTGGAGCAGCACAGCGAGCACCCGCTGGCTGCTGCCATTGTTGAGGCGGCCAAATCCCGCGGCTTGAGCATTCCCGCCGCCAGTGAGTTTCAGTCGGTCACCGGTTTCGGCGTCGAAGCTCAGGTGGAGGGACGTTACGTGCACATTGGCGCGGCGCATTACATGGAATGGCTCGGTGTCAACGTCGACAGCGTGGCGGACACGGTTCAGCGCTTGGCCGATGATGCACGCACCACCCTGTATGCCGCCGTGGACGGTCAGCTGGTGGGGGTGCTCGGCATTGCGGACCCCGCTCGCGAGGAAAGCGCCTCGGTGGTCGCCACCCTAAAAACCCTGGGTCTGCAGGTGGCCATGGTCACCGGTGACCAGGCGGCCACTGCCAACGCCCTGGCCCGTCAGCTGGGCATTGATGAGGTGATGGCCGGAGTCCGGCCGGATGGCAAGGCCCGGGAGGTCGAGCGCCTGCAGAATGAGGGCCGGCGAGTGGCCTTTGTTGGTGACGGCATTAACGACGCGCCGGCGCTGGCCCGCGCCGATGTGGGGATCGCCATCGGCACCGGCACGGACGTGGCCATCGAGGCCGGCGATGCGGTGCTCATGCGCCCGGATCTCAACGGCATACTGGATGCGGTTGAGTTGGCTCGCCGCGCCCATCGCACCATCAAGGGCAACTTCTTCTGGGCCTACGGCTACAACACCCTGCTGATCCCGGTGGCAGCGGGTGCCCTGTTCCCCCTCACGGGCTGGCTCCTCAACCCCATGGCCGCTTCCGCCGCCATGAGCCTCTCCAGCCTGTTCGTGCTCAGCAACTCACTGCGGCTCCGAGGCTTCCAGCCGCGCCATCAAAGACAGGAGCGTACCGATGGACGACATGACCCAGTGCCAGCTCGCGCTTGA
- a CDS encoding ABC transporter substrate-binding protein: MKKNSLILAALAGALAAGPGMAFADNHDRDAVIERLVDEVFVNSTLSREEQIAELEWFAEAAEPLRGLEISTVAETLAVHIFERDVLAPAFTELTGIEVTHNIIGEGDLVDTMQTQMQTGRNIYDGYINDSDAIGTHIRYGTTINLSEAMENEWADFTLPTLDLDDFIGIQYTTGPDGSIFQLPAQQFANLYWFRYDWFTDPDLQAQFEDIYGYELGVPLNWTAYEEIAEFFTEHVGEIDGERIYGHMDYGRRHFSLGWRFHDSWLSMAGMGSTGVPFGNPVDDWGCRVDEDANPVGCSVTRGGGTNAPASVFAMTKAVDWLHAYAPPEAAGMTFGEAGPVPAEGNIAQQIFWYTAFTEAMVDPEVAVTDDEGNPLWRMAPSPVGPYWEEGMKVGYQDVGSWTFFDSTPEDRRTAAWLFGQFTVAKTTSLEKLMAGLTPIRRSDIFSDQMTERAPQLGGLVEFYRSPNESFWTPTGTNIPDYPRMAPLWWQNLAPVMSREVTPQEGLDNLAQALDRTMDRLARAEVFDTYAPVMNEARDPEYWLSQPGAPKPRLDNEMPQGETMDYDQMMEEWMAAGERD, encoded by the coding sequence ATGAAGAAAAATAGTCTGATCCTGGCGGCGCTCGCCGGCGCCCTGGCCGCAGGGCCGGGCATGGCGTTTGCCGACAATCACGACCGCGATGCTGTTATTGAGCGGCTGGTTGACGAGGTGTTCGTCAACTCGACGCTTTCAAGGGAGGAGCAGATTGCAGAGCTGGAATGGTTTGCCGAAGCGGCCGAACCACTCCGTGGGCTTGAAATCAGCACCGTTGCCGAGACGCTAGCGGTTCACATTTTTGAACGGGACGTGCTGGCTCCGGCCTTCACCGAGCTCACGGGTATTGAGGTGACTCACAACATCATCGGTGAGGGTGACCTGGTTGATACCATGCAGACCCAGATGCAGACTGGTCGTAACATCTACGACGGCTACATCAACGACTCCGATGCCATCGGCACCCATATCCGCTACGGCACCACCATCAACCTCTCCGAAGCCATGGAGAACGAGTGGGCGGACTTCACCCTGCCGACCCTGGACCTGGATGACTTCATCGGCATTCAGTACACCACCGGCCCGGATGGCAGCATTTTCCAGCTGCCGGCCCAGCAGTTCGCGAACCTTTACTGGTTCCGTTATGACTGGTTCACCGATCCGGATCTCCAGGCGCAGTTCGAGGACATCTACGGCTATGAGCTGGGTGTTCCCCTGAACTGGACCGCTTATGAGGAGATCGCCGAGTTCTTCACCGAGCACGTTGGTGAGATCGATGGTGAGCGTATCTATGGTCACATGGACTATGGTCGCCGCCACTTCTCCCTGGGATGGCGCTTCCATGACTCCTGGCTGTCCATGGCCGGCATGGGCAGCACCGGCGTGCCGTTCGGTAACCCCGTGGACGACTGGGGCTGCCGGGTGGACGAGGACGCCAACCCGGTGGGTTGTAGTGTAACCCGCGGTGGTGGCACCAATGCGCCGGCGTCGGTGTTCGCCATGACCAAGGCCGTTGACTGGTTGCACGCCTACGCACCGCCGGAGGCCGCTGGCATGACCTTTGGCGAGGCCGGTCCTGTGCCTGCCGAGGGCAACATCGCTCAGCAGATTTTCTGGTACACCGCCTTTACTGAGGCCATGGTCGACCCCGAGGTGGCCGTGACCGATGACGAGGGCAACCCGCTGTGGCGGATGGCACCGTCACCGGTGGGCCCGTACTGGGAAGAGGGCATGAAGGTGGGTTATCAGGACGTGGGCTCCTGGACCTTCTTTGACTCTACGCCTGAGGATCGTCGCACCGCGGCCTGGCTGTTCGGTCAGTTCACCGTGGCCAAGACCACCTCGCTGGAGAAGCTGATGGCGGGCCTGACGCCGATTCGTCGGTCCGACATCTTCTCCGACCAGATGACCGAGCGGGCTCCGCAGCTGGGTGGTCTGGTGGAGTTCTACCGCAGCCCGAACGAGAGCTTCTGGACGCCGACAGGAACCAACATTCCTGACTATCCGCGTATGGCTCCGCTCTGGTGGCAGAACCTGGCTCCGGTCATGAGCCGTGAGGTGACGCCGCAGGAAGGCCTCGACAACCTGGCGCAGGCACTGGACCGCACCATGGATCGTCTGGCCCGGGCCGAGGTGTTTGACACCTACGCACCGGTGATGAACGAGGCACGGGATCCGGAGTACTGGCTGAGTCAGCCGGGCGCACCCAAGCCGCGTCTCGACAATGAGATGCCGCAGGGTGAGACCATGGACTACGACCAGATGATGGAAGAGTGGATGGCCGCCGGTGAGCGCGACTAA
- a CDS encoding DUF2160 domain-containing protein — translation MLDWMVWTPITAVFFIAIASALAAMTVWELVSPTQERKGFLPIATTRGDRFFIGLLTSAYIHVFFVGFTDISLWVALGLQLVWMAILLRWG, via the coding sequence ATGCTCGACTGGATGGTCTGGACTCCCATTACCGCGGTGTTTTTCATCGCCATCGCCTCGGCGCTGGCGGCGATGACGGTCTGGGAACTGGTGTCTCCCACGCAGGAGCGCAAGGGCTTTCTGCCCATTGCCACCACGCGGGGTGACCGGTTTTTCATCGGCCTGCTGACATCGGCCTATATTCACGTGTTTTTTGTCGGATTTACCGACATCAGTCTTTGGGTAGCGCTGGGGCTGCAGCTCGTCTGGATGGCGATTCTGCTGCGCTGGGGTTAA
- a CDS encoding carbohydrate ABC transporter permease — protein MSAATNGQRNGVLRNRLLLALYITFTLLPLYWLLNMSLQTNREILGQFTLWPENPTLQAYIGIFTDSTWYMGYVNSLTYVLMNMTISILVALPAAYAFSRYRFIGDKHLFFWLLTNLMAPPAVFLVPYFQLYYTVGLFDTHIAVAMAHCLFNIPLAVWILEGFMRGVPKEVDETAYIDGYSYPAFFIKIFIPMIRSGIGVTLFFLFMFSWVELLLARSLTATNAMPIGTVMTRTSTASGVDWATLSAAGVLTIVPGILVIYFVRNHIAKGFALGRT, from the coding sequence ATGAGCGCCGCCACCAACGGTCAGCGCAACGGCGTGCTCCGCAACCGCCTGCTGCTGGCGCTCTATATCACCTTCACACTGCTGCCGCTGTACTGGCTGCTGAACATGTCGTTGCAGACCAACCGGGAAATTCTGGGGCAGTTCACCCTGTGGCCGGAGAACCCGACGCTGCAGGCCTACATCGGCATCTTCACCGACTCCACCTGGTACATGGGGTACGTCAACTCCCTGACCTACGTGCTGATGAACATGACCATCAGCATCCTGGTGGCGCTGCCGGCGGCCTATGCCTTCAGCCGCTATCGCTTCATCGGTGACAAGCACCTGTTCTTCTGGCTGCTGACCAACCTGATGGCGCCGCCGGCGGTGTTCCTGGTGCCGTACTTCCAGCTGTATTACACCGTGGGGCTGTTTGACACCCACATTGCCGTGGCCATGGCGCACTGCCTGTTCAATATCCCGCTGGCGGTGTGGATCCTGGAAGGGTTCATGCGTGGCGTGCCCAAGGAGGTGGACGAGACCGCCTACATCGACGGGTACAGCTATCCGGCCTTCTTCATCAAGATTTTCATTCCCATGATCCGCTCGGGTATCGGCGTGACGCTGTTCTTCCTGTTCATGTTCTCGTGGGTGGAACTGCTGCTGGCCCGCTCGCTGACGGCGACCAACGCCATGCCCATCGGCACCGTAATGACCCGGACCTCCACAGCCAGTGGCGTTGACTGGGCCACGCTGTCCGCTGCGGGTGTGCTCACCATCGTGCCGGGGATTCTGGTGATCTATTTCGTTCGTAACCACATCGCCAAGGGCTTTGCCCTGGGCCGGACATAA